A region of Crenobacter cavernae DNA encodes the following proteins:
- the ilvN gene encoding acetolactate synthase small subunit, protein MRHILSILLENEAGALSRVVGLFAARGYNIDSLTVSTTEDPTLSRMTIVTHGSDDVIEQITKQLNKLIEVVKVIDLNESEHIERELMLIKVRATGKDREEMKRMADIFRGRIIDVTEKTYTIELTGTSDKLNAFIEAVDRTVILETVRTGASGIGRGERILKI, encoded by the coding sequence ATGCGACACATTCTTTCCATTCTCCTGGAAAACGAAGCGGGCGCCTTGTCCCGCGTGGTGGGCCTGTTTGCGGCTCGCGGTTACAATATCGATTCGCTGACGGTGTCGACGACCGAAGACCCGACGCTGTCGCGTATGACCATCGTCACCCACGGTTCGGACGACGTGATCGAGCAGATCACCAAGCAGCTGAACAAGCTGATCGAGGTGGTCAAGGTGATCGACCTCAACGAGTCCGAGCACATTGAACGCGAGCTGATGCTGATCAAGGTGCGCGCCACCGGCAAGGACCGCGAAGAGATGAAGCGGATGGCGGACATCTTCCGCGGCCGCATCATCGACGTGACCGAGAAGACCTACACCATCGAGCTGACCGGCACCAGCGACAAGCTCAACGCCTTTATCGAGGCCGTCGACCGTACAGTGATCCTGGAAACGGTCCGTACTGGCGCTTCCGGCATCGGCCGTGGCGAACGTATTCTGAAAATCTGA
- the pssA gene encoding CDP-diacylglycerol--serine O-phosphatidyltransferase produces the protein MQTPDTLSPEKLTLRRQGIYLLPNLFTLAALFAGFYAVVQGMNKNFEYAAVAIFVAMILDGLDGRVARMTHTQSAFGAEFDSLSDMVSFGVAPALVTYEWMLKGLGKLGWMVAFIYCACAALRLARFNTMIGIADKRWFIGMPSPAAAALVAGLVWICHEYGYNDIAILPWLALGFTAFAGVSMVTNVRFWSFKELHVRRKVPFVALLLVVAVILVLASKPALVLFGFFVCYGASGYVLSLWNFAHRGRQSVP, from the coding sequence ATGCAGACTCCTGACACCCTCAGCCCGGAAAAGCTGACGCTCCGGCGCCAGGGCATTTACCTGTTGCCCAACCTGTTCACCCTCGCCGCGCTGTTCGCCGGCTTCTACGCGGTGGTGCAGGGCATGAACAAGAACTTCGAATACGCCGCGGTCGCGATCTTCGTCGCGATGATCCTCGACGGCCTGGACGGCCGCGTCGCGCGCATGACGCATACGCAGAGCGCGTTCGGTGCCGAGTTCGACAGTCTTTCCGACATGGTCAGCTTCGGCGTCGCGCCGGCGCTGGTCACCTACGAGTGGATGCTCAAGGGGCTCGGCAAACTGGGCTGGATGGTCGCCTTCATCTATTGCGCGTGCGCCGCGTTGCGGCTGGCGCGCTTCAACACCATGATCGGCATCGCCGACAAGCGCTGGTTCATCGGCATGCCGAGCCCGGCCGCGGCCGCGCTGGTCGCGGGTCTCGTGTGGATCTGTCACGAGTACGGCTACAACGACATCGCGATCCTGCCGTGGCTCGCGCTCGGCTTCACCGCGTTCGCCGGCGTCTCGATGGTGACCAACGTGCGCTTCTGGAGCTTCAAGGAGCTGCACGTGCGCCGCAAGGTGCCGTTCGTCGCCTTGCTCCTGGTCGTCGCCGTGATCCTGGTGCTCGCGTCCAAGCCGGCGCTGGTGCTGTTCGGCTTCTTCGTCTGCTATGGCGCGTCCGGTTACGTGCTGTCGCTGTGGAATTTCGCACACCGCGGACGCCAGTCGGTGCCGTGA
- the asd gene encoding archaetidylserine decarboxylase (Phosphatidylserine decarboxylase is synthesized as a single chain precursor. Generation of the pyruvoyl active site from a Ser is coupled to cleavage of a Gly-Ser bond between the larger (beta) and smaller (alpha chains). It is an integral membrane protein.) yields MSERLFVQLQHLLPKLLITRLFGFVARQRAGALTQWMIRRFIARYDVNMAEAATHEPSAYASFNEFFTRALQPGVRPLAAAQLVCPVDGAISQFGRIERDQIFQAKGKSYSSSALLAGGATLARQFDDGLFATIYLSPRDYHRIHMPCDGRLLQMSYVPGELYSVNPATACGVDDLFARNERVVCHFDSPHGPFALVLVGATIVGSMETVWHGVVNPPRSASVRHWDYRDQNITLKQGEEMGRFLLGSTVVLLFPDGPLQFNADWAPACAVRMGEAMAN; encoded by the coding sequence TTGTCCGAGCGTCTCTTCGTCCAGCTGCAGCACCTGCTGCCCAAGCTCCTGATCACCCGCCTGTTCGGCTTTGTCGCGCGTCAGCGCGCCGGCGCGCTGACGCAGTGGATGATACGCCGCTTCATCGCCCGCTACGACGTCAACATGGCGGAGGCGGCGACGCACGAGCCCAGCGCCTACGCCAGCTTCAATGAATTCTTTACCCGCGCGCTGCAGCCCGGCGTGCGCCCTCTGGCGGCGGCGCAGCTGGTCTGTCCGGTGGACGGCGCGATCAGTCAGTTCGGCCGCATCGAGCGCGACCAGATCTTCCAGGCCAAGGGCAAGTCCTACAGCAGCAGCGCATTGCTGGCCGGCGGCGCCACGCTGGCGCGCCAGTTCGACGACGGCCTGTTCGCCACCATCTACCTCAGCCCGCGCGATTACCACCGCATCCACATGCCGTGCGACGGGCGCCTACTGCAGATGAGCTACGTGCCGGGCGAACTGTACTCGGTCAACCCGGCCACCGCATGCGGCGTCGACGACCTGTTCGCGCGTAACGAGCGCGTGGTCTGCCACTTCGACTCGCCGCACGGGCCGTTCGCCCTGGTGCTGGTTGGCGCCACCATCGTCGGCAGTATGGAGACGGTGTGGCACGGTGTGGTCAACCCGCCGCGCAGCGCCAGCGTGCGCCACTGGGACTATCGCGATCAGAACATCACCCTGAAACAGGGCGAGGAGATGGGGCGCTTCTTGCTCGGCTCTACCGTGGTGCTGCTGTTCCCGGACGGTCCGCTGCAGTTCAACGCCGACTGGGCGCCGGCGTGCGCGGTGCGCATGGGCGAGGCGATGGCCAACTGA
- a CDS encoding proline--tRNA ligase has product MRASQFFISTLKEAPSEAELPSHKLMLRAGLIRRLSSGLYSWMPMGLRVLKKVENIVREEMNRAGSVELLMPAVQPAELWQESGRWDFYGKELLRLKDRHERDFCVGPTHEEVITDIARKEVKSYKQLPLNFYQIQTKFRDEVRPRFGVMRSREFIMKDAYSFHADFDSLKQTYQDMYDAYCRVFGRLGLKFRPVAADTGSIGGTGSHEFQVLADSGEDVIAYCPTSPYAANIELAEALAPSEPRPAPSAKLEKVLTPKTKTIAQLVDFLKVDIKATVKAIVVEGDDGAPVLMLLRGDHELNEVKAEKVAGIKTPLTFASPDAIRTAFGANPGSLGPVGFPGRVVADRTVAAMADFVIGANEDDYHYIGANFGRDCSEPEVADLRNVVPGDASPDGQGVLELCRGIEVGHVFQLRTKYSEAMGATYLDRDGKHQVMEMGCYGIGVSRIVAAAIEQNFDERGIIFSDTMAPFTVGIVPMGYYRSDAVKAAADALYQELKAKGVDVLLDDREERPGVLLADSELIGIPHRVVIGDRGLKEGKVEYQHRTDAEATPVAAAEVLAHVLAKLGQ; this is encoded by the coding sequence ATGCGCGCATCGCAGTTTTTCATCTCCACCCTGAAAGAAGCGCCTTCCGAGGCCGAGTTGCCCAGCCACAAGCTGATGCTGCGCGCCGGCCTGATCCGTCGGCTCTCGTCCGGCCTCTACTCGTGGATGCCGATGGGGCTGAGGGTGCTCAAGAAGGTGGAGAACATCGTGCGCGAGGAAATGAACCGCGCAGGCTCGGTCGAACTCTTGATGCCGGCGGTGCAGCCGGCCGAGCTGTGGCAGGAGTCGGGCCGCTGGGACTTCTACGGCAAGGAACTGCTGCGCCTGAAGGACCGCCACGAGCGCGACTTCTGCGTCGGTCCGACGCACGAAGAAGTGATCACCGACATCGCGCGCAAAGAGGTCAAGAGCTACAAGCAGCTGCCGCTGAACTTCTACCAGATCCAGACCAAGTTCCGCGACGAGGTGCGCCCGCGCTTCGGCGTGATGCGTTCGCGCGAATTCATCATGAAGGACGCGTACTCGTTCCACGCCGACTTCGACAGCCTGAAACAGACCTACCAGGACATGTACGACGCCTACTGCCGCGTGTTCGGGCGCTTGGGGCTGAAATTCCGCCCGGTCGCCGCCGACACCGGCTCGATCGGCGGCACCGGCTCGCACGAGTTCCAGGTGCTGGCCGACTCGGGCGAAGACGTGATCGCCTACTGCCCGACGTCGCCCTACGCGGCCAACATCGAGCTCGCCGAAGCGCTGGCTCCTTCCGAGCCGCGTCCGGCCCCCTCGGCCAAGCTCGAGAAGGTCCTCACCCCGAAGACCAAGACCATCGCCCAGCTGGTCGATTTCCTGAAGGTCGATATCAAGGCGACGGTGAAGGCGATCGTCGTCGAGGGCGACGACGGCGCGCCGGTACTGATGCTGCTGCGCGGCGACCACGAGCTGAACGAAGTCAAAGCGGAGAAGGTCGCTGGCATCAAGACGCCGCTGACCTTCGCCAGCCCCGACGCGATCCGTACCGCGTTCGGCGCGAACCCGGGCTCGCTCGGCCCGGTCGGCTTCCCGGGCCGCGTCGTCGCCGACCGCACCGTTGCCGCGATGGCCGACTTCGTGATCGGCGCCAACGAGGACGACTACCACTACATCGGCGCCAACTTCGGCCGCGACTGTTCGGAGCCCGAGGTCGCCGACCTCCGCAACGTGGTGCCGGGCGACGCCAGCCCGGACGGGCAGGGCGTGCTCGAACTGTGCCGCGGCATCGAGGTCGGCCACGTGTTCCAGCTCCGGACCAAGTACTCCGAGGCGATGGGCGCGACCTATCTGGACCGCGACGGCAAGCACCAGGTGATGGAGATGGGCTGCTACGGCATCGGCGTGAGCCGCATCGTCGCCGCCGCGATCGAGCAGAACTTCGACGAGCGCGGGATCATCTTCAGCGACACGATGGCGCCGTTCACCGTCGGCATCGTGCCGATGGGCTACTACCGCTCGGACGCGGTGAAGGCCGCCGCCGACGCGCTGTACCAGGAGCTGAAGGCCAAGGGGGTCGACGTGCTGCTCGACGACCGCGAAGAGCGCCCGGGCGTGCTCTTGGCCGACTCCGAGCTGATCGGCATCCCGCATCGCGTCGTGATCGGCGACCGCGGCCTGAAGGAAGGCAAGGTCGAGTACCAACATCGCACCGACGCCGAAGCGACCCCCGTCGCCGCCGCCGAAGTGCTGGCGCACGTGCTGGCCAAGCTGGGCCAGTGA
- the ilvB gene encoding biosynthetic-type acetolactate synthase large subunit — MQISGAEIVIRSLQEEGVEFVFGYPGGAVLEIYDAIFKQSAFKHVLVRHEQAAVHAADAYSRSSDKVGVALVTSGPGATNAITGIATAYLDSIPMVIITGQVPTAAIGLDAFQEVDTVGISRPCVKHNFLVKDISELASTIKKAFYVAKTGRPGPVLVDVPKDVQQALSEFHYPDSVSIRSYVPVTRGHPGQIKKAVNLLLEAKRPYVYVGGGAVLGNASEEVRELVRSLGLPCTNTLMGLGAYPGDDRQCLGMLGMHGTYEANMAMQNCDVLIAIGARFDDRVISVPAKFTAVPKKIVHIDVDPSSIAKRVKVDVPIVGDVKQVLREMLDQLKQATQTIDAGALASWWKQIEEWRAPNSLKYAFSDELIKPQYVVETLYEVTGGKAIVTSDVGQHQMWAAQYYKFAEPKQWLNSGGLGTMGVGLPYAMGAQLANPGAQVACITGEASIQMNIQELSTCRQYHIPVKIVNLNNRYLGMVRQWQEIFYGNRYSESYMDALPDFVKLAEAYGHVGFKVEKPSDVEGVLREAFSPRLKERLVFLDFLTDQSENVYPMIGNGKGLDEMDLPPHMREAQATESDRDYGNLS, encoded by the coding sequence ATGCAGATATCGGGCGCGGAGATCGTCATCCGCAGCCTGCAGGAGGAAGGCGTTGAATTCGTCTTCGGCTATCCTGGCGGCGCGGTTCTCGAAATTTATGATGCTATCTTTAAACAGAGCGCATTCAAACACGTGCTGGTACGCCACGAGCAGGCCGCGGTCCACGCCGCCGATGCTTACTCGCGTTCCAGCGACAAAGTCGGCGTCGCGCTGGTAACGTCGGGTCCTGGCGCGACCAACGCCATCACCGGCATCGCCACCGCCTACCTCGACTCGATCCCGATGGTCATCATCACCGGTCAGGTGCCGACCGCGGCGATCGGTCTGGACGCATTCCAGGAAGTCGATACCGTCGGTATTTCCCGTCCCTGCGTGAAGCACAACTTCCTCGTCAAGGACATCAGCGAACTCGCCTCGACCATCAAGAAGGCGTTTTATGTCGCCAAGACCGGCCGACCCGGCCCGGTGCTGGTCGACGTCCCGAAAGACGTGCAACAGGCGCTGTCCGAGTTCCACTACCCCGACAGCGTCAGCATCCGCTCCTACGTGCCGGTGACCCGCGGCCACCCGGGGCAGATCAAGAAAGCGGTCAACCTGCTGCTGGAAGCCAAGCGCCCGTACGTCTACGTCGGCGGCGGCGCGGTGCTCGGCAACGCGTCCGAAGAAGTGCGCGAACTGGTTCGTTCGCTCGGCCTGCCCTGTACCAACACGCTGATGGGCCTGGGCGCCTACCCGGGCGACGACCGCCAGTGCCTCGGCATGCTCGGCATGCACGGCACCTACGAAGCCAATATGGCGATGCAGAACTGCGACGTGCTGATCGCGATCGGCGCGCGTTTCGACGATCGCGTGATCAGCGTGCCGGCCAAGTTCACCGCCGTGCCGAAGAAGATCGTCCACATCGACGTCGACCCGTCGTCGATCGCCAAGCGCGTGAAGGTCGACGTGCCGATCGTCGGCGACGTCAAGCAGGTGCTGCGCGAGATGCTCGACCAGCTCAAGCAGGCGACGCAGACCATCGACGCCGGCGCGCTGGCGTCGTGGTGGAAGCAGATCGAGGAATGGCGCGCGCCGAACTCGCTGAAGTACGCGTTCTCGGACGAGCTGATCAAGCCGCAGTACGTCGTCGAGACGCTGTACGAAGTGACCGGCGGCAAGGCCATCGTCACCTCCGACGTCGGCCAGCACCAGATGTGGGCGGCGCAGTATTACAAGTTCGCCGAGCCCAAGCAGTGGCTGAACTCGGGCGGCCTCGGCACCATGGGTGTCGGCCTCCCGTATGCGATGGGCGCTCAGCTGGCGAACCCGGGTGCGCAGGTCGCGTGCATCACCGGCGAAGCGTCGATCCAGATGAACATCCAGGAATTGTCGACCTGCCGCCAGTACCACATCCCGGTGAAGATCGTGAACCTGAACAACCGCTACCTCGGCATGGTGAGGCAGTGGCAGGAGATCTTCTACGGCAACCGCTACTCCGAGTCGTACATGGACGCGCTGCCCGACTTCGTGAAGTTGGCCGAGGCCTACGGCCACGTCGGCTTCAAGGTCGAAAAGCCGTCCGACGTCGAAGGCGTGCTGCGCGAGGCGTTCAGCCCGCGGCTCAAAGAGCGCCTGGTGTTCCTCGATTTCCTGACCGACCAGTCGGAAAACGTCTACCCGATGATTGGCAATGGCAAGGGCCTGGACGAAATGGACCTGCCGCCGCATATGCGCGAAGCGCAAGCGACCGAATCCGATCGCGACTACGGCAACCTGAGCTGA
- the ilvC gene encoding ketol-acid reductoisomerase, with protein sequence MKVFYDKDADLSIIKGKKVAIVGYGSQGHAHAQNLKESGVNVVVGLRRDGASWKKAEAAGHEVKEVAEAVKAADVVMILLPDESQPDVYGRDIEPNLKQGAVLAFAHGFNVHYNQIVPRADLDVIMVAPKGPGHTVRSEYLKGGGVPTLIAVYQDKSGLARDIALSYAAANGGTKGGVIETNFREETETDLFGEQAVLCGGAVELVKAGFEVLTEAGYAPEMAYFECLHELKLIVDLMYEGGIANMNYSISNNAEYGEYVTGPEVVTAATKEAMKKALYRIQSGEYAKMFILEGKTNYPSMTARRRLNADHPIEKVGAQLRGMMPWIAKNKLVDQSKN encoded by the coding sequence ATGAAAGTGTTTTACGATAAAGACGCCGACCTCTCCATCATCAAGGGCAAGAAGGTCGCCATCGTCGGTTACGGCTCGCAAGGCCACGCCCACGCGCAAAACCTGAAAGAATCGGGCGTGAACGTCGTCGTCGGCCTGCGCCGTGACGGCGCTTCGTGGAAAAAGGCCGAAGCGGCCGGCCACGAAGTGAAGGAGGTCGCCGAAGCGGTGAAAGCCGCCGACGTGGTGATGATCCTGCTGCCGGACGAATCGCAGCCGGACGTGTACGGCCGCGACATCGAGCCGAACCTGAAGCAAGGCGCCGTGCTGGCGTTCGCCCACGGCTTCAACGTCCACTACAACCAGATCGTGCCGCGCGCCGACCTTGACGTGATCATGGTCGCGCCGAAAGGCCCGGGCCACACCGTGCGTTCCGAGTACCTGAAGGGCGGCGGCGTGCCGACCCTGATCGCCGTCTACCAGGACAAGTCGGGCCTCGCGCGCGACATCGCCCTGTCCTACGCGGCTGCCAACGGCGGCACCAAGGGCGGCGTGATCGAGACCAACTTCCGCGAAGAAACCGAGACCGACCTGTTCGGCGAACAGGCCGTGCTGTGCGGCGGCGCGGTCGAGCTGGTGAAGGCCGGCTTTGAAGTGCTGACCGAAGCTGGCTACGCGCCGGAAATGGCCTACTTCGAGTGCCTGCACGAACTGAAGCTGATCGTCGACCTGATGTACGAAGGCGGCATCGCCAACATGAACTACTCGATCTCGAACAACGCCGAGTACGGCGAGTACGTGACCGGCCCGGAAGTGGTGACCGCCGCGACCAAGGAAGCGATGAAAAAAGCGCTGTACCGCATCCAGTCGGGCGAGTACGCGAAGATGTTCATCCTCGAAGGCAAGACCAACTACCCGAGCATGACCGCGCGTCGTCGCCTGAACGCCGATCACCCGATCGAGAAGGTCGGCGCCCAGCTGCGCGGCATGATGCCGTGGATCGCCAAGAACAAGCTGGTCGACCAGTCCAAGAACTAA
- a CDS encoding MarR family winged helix-turn-helix transcriptional regulator — protein MTLSTPTSANLVGSDTSASDQKDQIDRIVALWQAERPELDASTTEVIGRIVRMEYFITRRVLADLARYELNVGEFDVLAALRRAGKPYQLPPHQLQGMVLISSGGLTNRLNRLETNGLIARLPDPSDRRGVLVTLTKKGLAIVDEAAEYHLAAEAEMLSPLDADERHQMAALLKKLLLAHDSHDEE, from the coding sequence GTGACCCTTTCCACCCCGACCTCGGCCAACCTTGTCGGCTCCGACACCTCCGCTTCCGATCAGAAGGACCAGATCGACCGCATCGTCGCCTTGTGGCAGGCCGAACGCCCCGAACTCGACGCGTCGACCACCGAAGTCATCGGCCGCATCGTGCGCATGGAGTACTTCATCACCCGCCGCGTGCTGGCCGACCTCGCCCGCTACGAGCTGAACGTCGGCGAATTCGACGTGCTCGCCGCGCTGCGCCGCGCCGGCAAACCGTACCAGCTGCCGCCGCACCAGCTGCAGGGCATGGTGCTGATCTCTTCGGGCGGGCTGACCAACCGGCTGAACCGCCTCGAGACCAACGGCCTGATCGCGCGCCTGCCGGACCCGAGCGACCGCCGCGGCGTGCTGGTGACGCTGACCAAGAAGGGCCTCGCCATCGTCGACGAGGCGGCCGAGTACCACCTGGCCGCCGAGGCCGAGATGCTGTCGCCGCTTGACGCCGACGAGCGCCACCAGATGGCCGCGCTGCTGAAGAAGCTGCTCTTGGCGCACGACAGCCACGACGAAGAGTGA
- a CDS encoding lytic transglycosylase domain-containing protein, whose translation MRVLQRGVVALTLALACAAPAFAGAQREEALSANVASAMSRSIADVNAPRLVFDDAREGQAWLAEMSRRLEKRIPDAWFRERLLTAIHYEATRAGLDPQLVLGLIQVESGFKKYAISPVGARGLMQVMPFWVRSIGTPQQNLFDLTTNLRYGCTILRHYLNIERGNLYRALGRYNGSLGQPQYPNLVFGAMRAHWQWTPPARVQNASLKP comes from the coding sequence ATGAGGGTGCTGCAGCGTGGAGTCGTCGCGCTGACGCTCGCCCTCGCGTGCGCCGCGCCGGCCTTCGCCGGCGCGCAGCGCGAGGAGGCGCTGTCGGCCAACGTCGCGTCGGCGATGTCGCGCTCGATCGCCGACGTCAACGCGCCGCGGCTGGTGTTCGACGACGCGCGTGAGGGCCAGGCATGGTTGGCCGAGATGTCGCGCCGGCTCGAGAAGCGCATTCCAGACGCGTGGTTCCGCGAGCGCCTGCTGACCGCGATCCACTACGAGGCGACGCGCGCCGGGCTCGACCCGCAATTGGTGCTCGGCCTGATCCAGGTCGAGTCGGGCTTCAAGAAGTACGCGATCAGCCCGGTCGGCGCGCGCGGGCTGATGCAGGTGATGCCGTTCTGGGTGAGGAGCATAGGCACGCCGCAGCAGAACCTGTTCGACCTGACGACCAACCTGCGCTACGGCTGCACCATCCTGCGCCACTATCTGAACATCGAACGCGGCAACCTGTACCGAGCGCTCGGCCGCTACAACGGCAGCCTCGGCCAACCGCAGTATCCGAACCTGGTGTTCGGCGCGATGCGCGCGCACTGGCAGTGGACGCCGCCGGCGCGCGTGCAGAACGCGTCGCTCAAGCCCTGA
- a CDS encoding RDD family protein, giving the protein MKNPLPGAGLARRLACLLYELLLVGALLLVASALITPLLNWLGPSLFATLLSQLYFAAVLFAYFGWCWVRGGQTVAMKTWRIRLVDRAGLTLSWRGAFRRYVFALGLYVGLPALSYLGLARSGGSVLQHVALALVWWLLPLLSAWLDPEKLFLHDRLAGTRLVEVPKKAKS; this is encoded by the coding sequence ATGAAAAACCCGCTTCCCGGCGCCGGCCTCGCGCGCCGGCTCGCCTGCCTCCTCTACGAGCTGCTGCTCGTGGGCGCGCTGCTCCTGGTCGCCTCGGCGCTGATCACCCCGCTCCTCAACTGGCTCGGCCCGTCGCTTTTTGCCACCCTGCTGTCGCAGCTGTATTTCGCCGCCGTGCTGTTCGCCTATTTCGGCTGGTGCTGGGTCAGGGGCGGGCAGACGGTGGCGATGAAGACGTGGCGCATCCGCCTGGTCGACCGTGCCGGCTTGACGCTGTCGTGGCGCGGCGCTTTCCGCCGTTACGTGTTCGCGCTCGGCCTCTATGTCGGCCTGCCGGCGCTGTCCTACCTCGGCCTCGCCAGGAGCGGCGGCAGCGTGCTGCAACACGTGGCACTCGCGCTCGTCTGGTGGCTGCTGCCCTTGCTGTCGGCGTGGCTGGACCCGGAAAAGCTGTTCCTGCACGACCGGCTGGCCGGCACGCGGCTGGTGGAAGTGCCGAAAAAGGCCAAGTCTTGA
- the guaD gene encoding guanine deaminase, translating to MLTAIRGAMLTFKDDPFEKAMKDCMVHESDAIILIEDGKIKDVGPAADMLKKVPAGVEITSYKDSVIVPGFIDTHVHYPQTQMIGAYGEQLLDWLNNYTFVAEQQFANKDHADEVAEVFLGECLKNGVTSATVYCTVFPQSVDAFFEAAEKRNMRVQAGKITMDRFAPEALLDTPQRAYDESAALAKKWHGRGRAEYVITPRFAPTSTPEQLEMVGQLARDFPTALIQSHVSENVSEVEWVKSLFPDCGSYTGVYDKYGLMRERAIYGHGIHLTEEELEIFHATGAAVAHCPTSNFFLGSGAFNVKKAKESRRPIKVGLATDLGAGTSFSMLQTLNEAYKAAQLNGNALSAGHAYYLASRGSAQAIGLEDKIGSIAPGFEADLAVIDLYSTPIISYRMKYAKDFAEALFIQMTLGDDRAISATYVAGKKVYDRDAAR from the coding sequence ATGCTTACTGCCATTCGCGGCGCGATGCTCACCTTCAAGGACGATCCGTTCGAGAAGGCCATGAAGGACTGTATGGTGCACGAGTCGGACGCCATCATCCTCATCGAAGACGGCAAGATCAAAGACGTCGGCCCGGCCGCCGACATGCTGAAAAAAGTGCCGGCCGGCGTGGAAATCACCAGCTACAAGGACAGCGTGATCGTCCCGGGCTTCATCGACACCCACGTCCACTACCCGCAGACGCAGATGATCGGCGCCTACGGCGAGCAACTGCTCGACTGGCTGAACAACTACACCTTCGTCGCCGAACAGCAGTTCGCAAACAAGGACCACGCCGACGAGGTCGCCGAAGTCTTCCTCGGCGAATGCCTGAAGAACGGCGTGACCAGCGCCACCGTCTACTGCACGGTGTTCCCGCAATCGGTAGACGCTTTCTTCGAAGCGGCCGAGAAGCGCAATATGCGCGTGCAGGCCGGCAAGATCACCATGGACCGCTTCGCGCCCGAGGCGCTGCTCGATACGCCGCAGCGCGCCTACGACGAGTCGGCCGCGCTCGCGAAGAAATGGCACGGCCGCGGCCGCGCCGAATACGTGATCACGCCGCGCTTCGCGCCGACCTCGACGCCGGAACAGCTCGAGATGGTCGGCCAGCTCGCACGCGACTTCCCGACCGCGCTGATCCAGTCGCACGTATCGGAGAACGTCAGCGAAGTCGAATGGGTGAAGTCGCTGTTCCCGGATTGCGGCAGCTACACCGGCGTGTACGACAAGTACGGCCTGATGCGCGAACGCGCGATCTACGGCCACGGCATCCACCTGACCGAAGAAGAACTCGAGATCTTCCACGCGACCGGCGCCGCCGTCGCGCATTGCCCGACGTCGAACTTCTTCCTCGGTTCCGGCGCGTTCAACGTGAAGAAGGCCAAGGAAAGCCGCCGTCCGATCAAGGTCGGCCTCGCGACCGACCTCGGCGCCGGCACCAGCTTCTCGATGCTACAGACGCTGAACGAGGCGTACAAGGCCGCCCAGCTGAACGGCAATGCGCTGTCGGCAGGCCACGCCTACTACCTCGCTTCGCGCGGTTCGGCGCAGGCGATCGGCCTGGAAGACAAGATCGGCTCCATCGCTCCGGGCTTTGAAGCGGACTTGGCGGTGATCGACCTCTACTCGACGCCGATCATCTCCTACCGCATGAAGTACGCGAAGGACTTCGCCGAGGCGCTGTTCATCCAGATGACGCTCGGCGACGACCGCGCGATCTCGGCGACCTACGTCGCCGGCAAGAAGGTGTACGACCGCGACGCGGCCCGATAG